The region ACGGGGAGAAAATAAGTGATTCAAAGAAATCAAGCCACGAAACTGCAAAGAAAGACCGCAAGAATcagggaaagaaagaagaaaaatgcAAGATAAAGGATACATCCATAGACAAAGGCAagaaggagggaaagggagaaaagagaagtgATGGAAAGAGTAAGATAAGGACAGACAAAGTTAAAGGGGAGTCAAgcaagagggagaatgagaggagagaaaagggaggtgGGGATAGTAAAAAACTGCAGACTTCAGACAAGGAAAAGGACTCTATGTTTAAAGAACAGAAGAATGGTAAATATGACAGCAATGAAAAAGATTCAAAGAAAGTAAGCAAAGGGAGTTCTAAAATCGATAAAGACAAGGTGAAGAAAAGCAGCAGTAGCTCCTCTGATGGCAAAACAGGAAAGGTGAAACAAAGATCTCTGAGTCACGTAGATCTGTTTGGTGATGAGAGTGTAGAGGAGGAAAGTGAGGAGGATGAAgacgatgaggaagaggagacaaTTGTGAGGAAGTCAGCTGCTCCTTTCAAGAGGGGAAGTTTGACTAGGAGGAATGTCTCAGAACTCACCCCCTCATCCTCAGAGGATGAAGATGTTGGTGCAGAAGATGACGGAGGCTATGATGACATGGATGATTGTGGGGTGGACTACTCCAGTCTACAGGTGGACATGGACTTTGACCTGGATAATGACCCAATGGAGGAGTGCTTACGGATCTTCAATGAATCCAAGGATGTGAAGACTGAGGACAAGGGAAGGCAAGCCAAGGTACCCATAGATTGCCATGTCCCTTCATTGTTGCTTGTTTTGTATAATATTTCCTTGGTTTAGCATTCACTGCTGTTTATCCTGTTAGTTCAGGTCAGTAATGGtgtcattattttaagaatgggactGAATGTAATGTTTTCTCCAAtatcatactgaacaaaaaaataaattcaGCGATTTTACTccgttatagttcatataaggaatccggcaattgaatttaattaattaattaatcacatgactgggcaagggtgcagccatgggtgggcctgttagggcataggcccacccactgagtagccaggcccagccaatcagaagtttttccccacaaaagggctttattaaagacagaaatactcctcggtttcatcagctgtctgggtggctggtctcagacgatcccgcaggtgaagaagctggatgtggaggtccaggcctggcgtggttacacgtggtctgcggttgtgaggccggttggatgtactgccaaattctctaaaattatgttggaaGTGGCTTgtgatagagaaatgaacatcaaattctctgggaacagctctggtggaatttcctcaaaatttgagatatctgtggctttgtgttttgtgacaaaaccgcCCATTTTTATTgactattgtccccagcacaaggtgcacctgagtaatgaccatgctgtttaatcagcttcttgatatgccacacctgtcaggtggatggattatcttgacaaaagagaaatgctcactaacagggatgttaacacatttatgcacaaaatgtgagaggaatgagctttttgtgcgtatggaaaatgtctgggatcttttatttcagctcatgaaacttgggaccagcactttacatgtggcgtttatattttttgttcagtatgtattCGTAGAATATTGTatgaaatgtactgtacatttgctCAAAGTTTCTCTCCCTTCCCAGCCCGCTAAAGATTCAGAGGATGAGGATTCCACAGAGAGCAATCAAACCACTCTTTTCCCCGGTCAGAGGAAAAGGGTTTCACATTTCTCAGCCAAAGGAAGTGTGAGTTTGTTCTCTGGTATTTACCCACCTATCTATGGTAACTCAAGTAGTAAAAAGCCTTTCATTGATTACAAACTGGATTCTGTGTTTCAGACTGAGGCAACCCCGAAGCCTCCACCATACAGGAGACTGACTGCCCAGGAGATCTGTTACCAGCGTATGCAGATAGCACAGCAGCAGGCTGCCCAGCTGGCTGCAGCTGTGAAGACTGCCTCCACACCCAGGCCTAGCCCCAGCCCTTTCcctggggagaggaagagagtagcCCACCGCCCCACCCCTTTACCATGCTCTTCCAAATCTGGTAGGAAAGCTTGTCCGTTCTTATTTATTTCttattgtcgagaaggaacctgcaagtaagcatttcgttggacggtgtatatcatctgtatcccgtacatacgactaatagaagtttcaagttttatctTCCACACCATGTAGGTCATGTTATCTAACACAGTTTACATACATTACGATTGCACAAACAATATGAGACCAGAGAAGTGTAATTTAAGGTGTGTTGTTGAGAAGCCTTTCTATATCTGACGGAAGGTCTTGCCGCGGCGAAGTCGGCGGGCAGCAGAGTGTTGTCGCCCACCAGGACCCTCCCAGCAGGTCTCTCTGTGAAGGCCCAGACATCAGCCGGCATCCTGTCAAAGACCACTACCACTATTGTACAGAAGAGGGTGGCACACACTCCCACAATGAAGGTAACGCCAGACATTTATATCATGCCACAACAACCCATAAAATGGATCTTAGCGTCCATTGTAATTGACATGATTTTTCTTTTCTCAGAGCTCTGCAATGAAGCGGCCAATTATTCCCACCGCGTTTGGGGCCAAAGTACCCACCAACGTCCGCCAACGATACCTCAACACATTTATAGACGAGTGTATGAAGTTCTGCCCCTCTGAAGACATGGCCTTCCAAATGGTATGTGAGACCACACAGGGTTGAACTGATTCATCATAAAATCGatccatgtctacagtaaagtaTGTGTGCTTATAGCACAGCTAGTGGTGTCCCATTTCATAGAAGGGTGGATGAGTTATGTTTGTGAAATCCTTGATGTGGGTTCAGTTGGTTTACCCTTACACATTTTTAGGTGCTTATTCATAGTGTGCCACTCTCTTTACTTGTATATATGGGTTGATGGTTGTAACAGCTGACGGTCTCTCTAGgccctggaggaggagaaggtggtgtATGACCGGAGCAGCAGTAAGAACATCTACCTCAACGTGGCAGTCAACTCACTGAAGAAGCTACGCAGCAAGAGCAGCTCCCCCAATTCACTCGTTGCCAGTATGTCACTGATACATACAGTATCCATTTAGCAATTACAAACGGATGGTGTATGGTGTATTTGCAGTGCTCATGTTAGTCATTGCCATTTGGCACAGATCTAGGAGAAACATTTCCCCCCAAAATTCAAATTTTTACCATTAGGTGAAAAACACCAAACTAACTGTATATCAGAGTCTTATCAGCTTGCTTGTCTTTCAGTGAACCCTGCAGTGGTGGGGAACAGGAAGTCCCAGTCCCATGAAGAAGTGCTGGGGGGACGCCTCGCTGCCAAGACCAGCTTCACGATAAACAGGACGGGCaagcaacagacagagaaactcAGTGGTGAGTAGCTAGTCCTCGTCTGGTTGGAGCTGGTTTTACTGGCGGCAGAGGCAGTGGGGGTTTGTATCCTAGCTATGTGTTATCTGGTCTGCTGTAGGCGCTACTCTGTACCGGAAGCTGAGGGACTATCTGATGACGGAGGAACGGCTGCAGGAGCATGGATACCCTAGGCCCCACCCTGAGCGCTCAGGTCGAGCCGTGGTCCACAACGTCCCAGAGAAGAACAACGTTGACCGTAAGTCTTTACAAAGCACCTACAAATCCTCCTCAGTCTGGGGGTGGATCCAATCGTTCTCGACCAGACACATAAAAaaatgttcttccactaatctcttCTCGTTCCAAGCGTTTGCCAAGGTGTGCTGTCGATGTGGGGCCGAGTATAAGATCAATGCCAACGGCAACTGTGTTCGCAAGGAGGAGTGTAATCACCACTGGGGCCGTCTGCGCAGACATAAAGGTCTGTTTTTCTGTCTAATAACTTGTACGTTGTTTTAATTTTTGCATGCTGTAAAGGGCAAGATGTTAGGGTTTGAATGTAGTTGCCCATTTTGGATGGAACTAGTAAGGGCTTCTGTCTGTCTATGAATAGTGTCGGGAGGCTGGGAAACCAACTACAACTGCTGCTCAGGAACTGTGGGCTCTCCTGGTTGCTCCGTGTCTAAGGTAACACCACGCAGTTCCTCTGCATTGCATTTATGCAATCAGAACCCAGTAATAATGTGAATACTGAACTGTTATGGGAACAGAAGGGGGCGGTGTTGTCCATGGCACATCGTGACTGTGCTACTTCATTAGACCTGATGCCTCCTCAGAATCCCATCTCTGTGCTTATATTTAAGAATTAGTCAATTCCACCATTATTTTTAAAAGGTAGTCCACCTTGCGTCCTCTCTGTTCATAGCAACACGTTCAGGACGGCCGCAAAGAGTCTTTGGGTGGCTACGTTCAGACCTTTGAGAAACAGCTGCCCCCGGACGGCAACTGTGGAGTCTATGCCCTGGACTGTGAGATGGTGAGCTGGCTGCTGCGCTGCTTTCCTTCGGGCACAATTAGCTGTTTGAGTGCTGAGAGTGGCTCTCAATACCCTATAtaatgtgtcctctctctctttctctcactcctctgtAACAGTGCTACACAAAGCAGGGTCTGGAGCTGACCAGGGTGACTGTTATCAACTCTGAGCTGAAAGTCATCTATGACACATTTGTTAAACCTGAAAGCAAAGTGGTAGACTACAACACACGGTAATGGATACAGAATATCTTTGTTCAGTCTTTTAGTGTGGAGATATAGCTAGCATGTGCGCGTGCACACAAGGACAAAATAACAATGTTCATCATGTTTTGCACAGGTTTTCGGGTGTAACGGAGGAGGACCTGGAGAATGCTAGCATCACCCTGAGAGACGTGCAGGCGGTGATGCTCAACATGTTCAACGCTGAATCCATCCTCATAGGACACAGCCTGGAGAGTGACCTTTTTGCCCTCAAGGTAAACATACACACTCCCCTAATCTGATTGCCCTCTggtcattatgtgtgtgtggttgtgatgtgCCCCACTCACTCTGtacctctctctgctgtcttcgtAGGTCATACACAGCACTGTAGTGGACACAGCCATCGTGTTCCCCCATCGCCTGGGCTTGCCCTACAAGCGGGCCCTGAGGAACCTCATGGCAGACCACCTCAAACGCATCATACAGGACAGCGGTGAGCAGCTAAAACCTCATTACCATGTTTATTATTGTTCctatgatatacagttgaagtcggaagttcacatacaccttacaactcagtttttcaccattcctgacatttaatcctagtaaaaattccctgttttaggtcagttaggatcaccactttattttaagaatgtgaaatgtcagaataatagtagagaattatttatttcagcttttatttcatcacattctcagtgggtcagaagtttacatacactcaattagtatttggtagcattgcttttaaattgtttaacttgggtcaaacgcttcaggtagccttc is a window of Salvelinus sp. IW2-2015 linkage group LG13, ASM291031v2, whole genome shotgun sequence DNA encoding:
- the LOC111972162 gene encoding RNA exonuclease 1 homolog — its product is MLRSTGFFLGIDCPFYTDSCNVISVKDGCKRPYCHFRHSQQRRASYGSNDIRKSNELYSKQKEQCGYDPFKPEVVRPEEQQNGEPAAATVDMGALELELVNRAIEEVRSEVEREKKKLSRIGDQEYDPTDSSPKVVAKWPKPLAVTSHLAYDPGSYQMTTTADYNPTPRSSKYTLDSDSKDNHASSMEYVPTSVTKIAVKKPVPRTQTPHLHSLSTSPKYSTIASCSKNKYTVDHSKPSTDMEYDPLCNYSAKIAGKNKKHQRTGATMGEGKKRPHLSGTGKQSTDEEYVPTIKKPRQVIPDPLKYTANFSESDEERSGTEYRPTSLSRLQRRKSSSGSVEEASGPGKGERTEGAVGGLKQQRSQESKKQQDAAHWESEDLENQEIVARQKDKPETEIVAGKTNQMKSSKVKKVHKSEKESSKKSGAGGDSSSKKGAGDGEKISDSKKSSHETAKKDRKNQGKKEEKCKIKDTSIDKGKKEGKGEKRSDGKSKIRTDKVKGESSKRENERREKGGGDSKKLQTSDKEKDSMFKEQKNGKYDSNEKDSKKVSKGSSKIDKDKVKKSSSSSSDGKTGKVKQRSLSHVDLFGDESVEEESEEDEDDEEEETIVRKSAAPFKRGSLTRRNVSELTPSSSEDEDVGAEDDGGYDDMDDCGVDYSSLQVDMDFDLDNDPMEECLRIFNESKDVKTEDKGRQAKPAKDSEDEDSTESNQTTLFPGQRKRVSHFSAKGSTEATPKPPPYRRLTAQEICYQRMQIAQQQAAQLAAAVKTASTPRPSPSPFPGERKRVAHRPTPLPCSSKSGLAAAKSAGSRVLSPTRTLPAGLSVKAQTSAGILSKTTTTIVQKRVAHTPTMKSSAMKRPIIPTAFGAKVPTNVRQRYLNTFIDECMKFCPSEDMAFQMALEEEKVVYDRSSSKNIYLNVAVNSLKKLRSKSSSPNSLVAMNPAVVGNRKSQSHEEVLGGRLAAKTSFTINRTGKQQTEKLSGATLYRKLRDYLMTEERLQEHGYPRPHPERSGRAVVHNVPEKNNVDPFAKVCCRCGAEYKINANGNCVRKEECNHHWGRLRRHKVSGGWETNYNCCSGTVGSPGCSVSKQHVQDGRKESLGGYVQTFEKQLPPDGNCGVYALDCEMCYTKQGLELTRVTVINSELKVIYDTFVKPESKVVDYNTRFSGVTEEDLENASITLRDVQAVMLNMFNAESILIGHSLESDLFALKVIHSTVVDTAIVFPHRLGLPYKRALRNLMADHLKRIIQDSVEGHDSSEDACACMELMMWKIREDAKVKR